One window from the genome of Candidatus Chlorohelix allophototropha encodes:
- a CDS encoding DUF951 domain-containing protein has protein sequence MPEQPDSVSPQPPKSNPAREVEVGHEVRLRKPHPCGSYDWRVVRVGADIGMRCLGCDRRVLLPRSEFERRFKAFINRQP, from the coding sequence ATGCCAGAACAACCGGACTCGGTTTCTCCCCAACCTCCCAAGTCAAACCCTGCCCGCGAGGTAGAAGTAGGGCATGAGGTACGCTTACGCAAACCTCACCCATGCGGTAGTTACGACTGGAGGGTGGTACGAGTAGGTGCAGATATCGGTATGCGTTGTCTCGGCTGTGATCGTAGGGTGTTATTACCCCGCAGTGAATTTGAGCGGCGTTTCAAGGCATTTATTAACCGTCAGCCCTGA
- a CDS encoding response regulator → MLTEDEFNNDKIRVLLVEESPSYKLELRLTLSNQPDFEVVAEATAGWQALDLVKLHQPALVLCCLTLPDQYGISLTRQLVHQNSGLQVIILGDNDDYEFVSSAFQAHAAAYCSRSAGIEKILAMLRLVAQKPYGRVSSIKNKILANK, encoded by the coding sequence ATGCTCACTGAGGATGAATTCAATAATGACAAGATTCGGGTGCTATTAGTAGAAGAAAGTCCTTCTTACAAGTTAGAATTGCGCCTAACCCTAAGCAACCAGCCTGATTTTGAGGTAGTAGCCGAAGCAACTGCCGGGTGGCAGGCACTCGATTTGGTAAAGTTGCACCAACCCGCTCTGGTTTTATGCTGCCTCACGCTGCCCGATCAATATGGAATTAGCCTTACCCGCCAACTTGTCCACCAAAATTCTGGTTTGCAAGTAATCATTCTTGGCGACAATGATGATTATGAATTCGTAAGCAGCGCTTTTCAGGCGCATGCTGCTGCCTATTGTTCAAGGTCGGCTGGAATCGAGAAAATTCTGGCGATGCTACGATTAGTGGCGCAAAAACCTTATGGTAGGGTTTCTTCTATCAAGAATAAAATCCTTGCCAACAAATAA
- a CDS encoding GrpB family protein has translation MEEPIVIEEYDPTWSAKFEAEKHALKQALTGRFVAIEHIGSTAVPGLPSKPIIDIMVAVTQLEAGELYARLLEPLGYLYKPDSSNEQSDRLFLRKGTPRSHHLHIVIKGSAEQKRHLAFRDYLLAHPETVTEYAALKLELAQKYRLDREAYTNAKTAFITDIERKAGE, from the coding sequence ATGGAAGAACCGATTGTAATTGAAGAATACGACCCCACTTGGTCAGCCAAATTTGAAGCCGAGAAGCATGCGTTGAAACAAGCTCTGACAGGTCGTTTTGTTGCTATCGAGCATATCGGTAGCACGGCAGTGCCGGGACTGCCCTCCAAGCCTATTATTGACATTATGGTGGCAGTGACTCAACTCGAAGCGGGAGAGCTTTACGCCCGGTTGCTAGAACCCCTCGGCTATTTGTACAAGCCCGATTCTTCTAATGAGCAATCCGATCGCTTATTTCTCCGCAAAGGCACGCCCCGGAGTCACCACCTGCATATAGTCATAAAGGGTAGCGCAGAGCAAAAACGCCATCTAGCCTTTCGCGATTATCTGCTTGCTCACCCGGAGACGGTGACAGAATATGCTGCGCTCAAGCTCGAACTGGCGCAAAAATATCGCCTTGACCGCGAAGCCTACACCAACGCCAAAACTGCTTTTATTACCGACATCGAGCGCAAAGCTGGAGAGTAG
- a CDS encoding DNA-methyltransferase yields MTSDADWQNKIYQGDSLTLLPTLPDNSIDLIVTSPPYADQRSNTYGGIHPDKYVEWFLPIAAQLKRVLKPEGSFILNIKERVVDGERHTYVLELIIALRKQGWFWTEEYMWHKKNSYPGKWPNRFRDGWERCLHFTKSKHFKMYQDAVRVPMGDWAQSRLKKLSETDKIRDESRVNSGFGKNISKWIDRDMAYPDNVLHLATECGNKSHSAVFPLELPSWFIKLFTQPGDVVLDPFLGSGTSAVAAIQLGRSYVGLEVKSEYVEIANQRVKSTKLPVSAIQPTLFLLDDDNLTSESDGEKEQKLFG; encoded by the coding sequence ATGACCAGTGACGCAGATTGGCAAAATAAAATCTATCAAGGAGACTCTTTAACTCTGCTTCCTACTCTTCCCGATAATAGCATTGATTTGATTGTCACTTCTCCTCCTTATGCTGACCAGCGTAGCAATACCTATGGTGGCATACATCCTGACAAATATGTGGAATGGTTTCTGCCGATTGCTGCACAATTAAAGCGTGTCCTGAAGCCTGAAGGCTCATTTATTTTGAATATCAAAGAGCGGGTAGTTGATGGCGAACGCCATACCTATGTTCTGGAATTGATAATCGCGCTACGCAAGCAAGGTTGGTTCTGGACTGAGGAATATATGTGGCACAAAAAGAACAGCTATCCAGGCAAATGGCCAAATCGCTTTCGGGATGGGTGGGAACGCTGTTTGCATTTCACAAAATCGAAGCACTTTAAAATGTATCAGGATGCTGTTCGAGTACCGATGGGAGATTGGGCGCAAAGTCGCTTAAAAAAGCTCAGTGAAACCGACAAGATACGCGATGAATCTCGCGTGAACAGTGGTTTTGGCAAGAATATTTCCAAATGGATTGACCGTGATATGGCTTATCCTGACAATGTTTTACACTTAGCTACTGAATGCGGAAACAAGAGCCACAGCGCGGTCTTTCCGCTAGAATTACCAAGTTGGTTTATTAAGCTATTTACACAGCCGGGAGATGTGGTGTTAGACCCATTTCTTGGCTCTGGTACATCTGCGGTTGCTGCCATACAACTTGGTCGCTCTTATGTAGGTCTAGAAGTAAAAAGCGAATATGTTGAAATTGCTAACCAACGGGTGAAAAGTACCAAGTTGCCTGTATCTGCTATCCAACCGACTTTGTTCCTATTAGACGATGACAATTTGACCAGTGAGTCGGATGGTGAAAAAGAACAAAAGCTGTTCGGATAA
- a CDS encoding lipid II:glycine glycyltransferase FemX, translating into MLKEASLQNLYLVGPTQRRRWDEFVAAHPTGHLLQCYSWGEFKKLHQWQPLRVAITEEGSERILAGAQILFRQMAGLSVAYIPRGPVVDWSDKRLVNALLELLRKAARRRRAIYLKIEPNLFDNATLDKYLTTELSFRPSSEPVQPAATIRLDLSQTPAQLLERMKPKTRYNIRLAERRGVTCRLADPTNPADFEAFYRLMEATGQRDSFGIHSSSYYLDAWRIFQEASPEGGKGALWLAEFGGEIVAGVMVFVFGAESAYFYGASSNEHRREMPTYLLQWRAIQWAQQQGALWYDFWGIPENIGEDSDEREELEQKNVRDGLWGVYRFKLGFGGDVVRYPGAYDLVYNRPMYLIWQRMRRYRGGIGG; encoded by the coding sequence ATGCTGAAAGAAGCCTCATTACAAAACCTTTATCTGGTAGGTCCGACACAGCGCCGCCGTTGGGATGAATTTGTGGCGGCTCATCCTACTGGACATTTATTGCAATGCTACAGTTGGGGCGAGTTCAAAAAACTGCACCAGTGGCAACCCCTACGTGTAGCTATTACCGAAGAGGGTAGCGAGCGTATTCTTGCAGGCGCACAAATTTTGTTCCGCCAGATGGCTGGACTCTCGGTGGCTTACATTCCCAGAGGTCCGGTGGTAGATTGGTCGGACAAGCGGTTGGTGAACGCGCTGCTCGAATTGCTGCGAAAGGCTGCTCGTCGCCGTCGTGCCATTTACCTAAAAATCGAGCCAAATCTTTTTGATAACGCTACGTTGGATAAATATCTTACCACCGAATTAAGCTTTCGTCCTTCTTCTGAACCGGTGCAACCTGCTGCTACTATTCGTCTCGACCTCTCGCAAACACCTGCTCAATTGCTAGAGCGCATGAAGCCCAAGACTCGCTATAATATTCGTTTGGCAGAGCGTCGGGGCGTAACCTGTCGCCTCGCTGACCCCACTAACCCTGCTGATTTCGAGGCTTTCTATCGGCTGATGGAAGCTACCGGGCAACGCGATAGCTTTGGCATCCACTCCTCTAGCTACTACCTTGATGCTTGGCGCATTTTTCAAGAAGCCTCACCGGAGGGTGGGAAGGGTGCGTTGTGGCTGGCAGAGTTCGGGGGCGAAATCGTTGCCGGAGTTATGGTATTCGTTTTCGGGGCGGAATCGGCTTATTTCTACGGGGCAAGCAGTAACGAGCATCGCCGCGAAATGCCCACCTACCTGCTGCAATGGCGTGCCATCCAATGGGCGCAGCAACAGGGCGCACTCTGGTACGATTTCTGGGGTATCCCCGAAAACATCGGTGAAGACAGCGATGAGCGCGAAGAGCTTGAGCAAAAGAATGTGCGCGATGGGTTGTGGGGTGTGTATCGCTTCAAGCTCGGCTTCGGTGGCGATGTAGTGCGCTATCCCGGCGCATATGACCTAGTTTACAATCGCCCCATGTATCTCATCTGGCAACGCATGCGCCGTTATCGCGGTGGCATCGGGGGGTAA
- a CDS encoding cysteine hydrolase family protein — translation MKRALLVIDVQYEYFTGKLPVTYPPGSFENILKAMDEANAHGVVVVVIQHTAPQPNSATFRKGSHEWELHSEVASRPRATLIEKNLPGSFTGTTLEEWLTEHGVDTLTISGYMTQMCCDTTARQAMHMGLNVEFLSDATGTLSIKNGAGAVTDEELHRAILVTQAMRFSKVLTTAEWLASLDNSETGLI, via the coding sequence ATGAAAAGAGCCTTGCTGGTGATTGATGTGCAATATGAATATTTTACAGGTAAGTTACCGGTCACTTATCCGCCCGGCAGTTTTGAAAATATACTGAAAGCGATGGATGAGGCTAATGCTCACGGGGTGGTAGTAGTGGTTATTCAGCACACTGCCCCACAACCTAACTCAGCCACTTTTCGCAAGGGCAGTCATGAATGGGAATTACACTCCGAAGTAGCGAGTCGTCCGCGTGCTACCCTAATTGAAAAAAATTTGCCGGGGAGTTTTACGGGTACTACTCTAGAGGAATGGCTGACAGAACACGGAGTGGATACACTAACCATCAGCGGTTATATGACCCAAATGTGTTGTGACACTACGGCGCGACAGGCAATGCACATGGGTTTAAACGTGGAATTTCTCTCTGACGCTACCGGCACGCTAAGTATTAAGAACGGGGCTGGCGCGGTGACAGATGAGGAATTGCACCGCGCTATTCTGGTAACTCAGGCTATGCGCTTCAGTAAGGTACTAACCACCGCAGAGTGGCTGGCAAGCCTAGATAACTCCGAAACCGGGTTAATTTGA
- a CDS encoding MFS transporter — protein MSISPREDEHNPAGQAEKYHKNVADKEFALAYDYSEVEASNEEARKLDPNGTDNIPVWRNRYFMYLWIAQALSQTAQHTLNISLIVYVGKLTKDSPTQTSIVTACFLLPGVFFSAIAGVFVDWFRKRTTLLVTNITRALLVPWLFFMTALPLGLALPIIYLITIIFSTISQFFNPAEAAAIPLLVKPHQLTKANSLFQITLFATLFLGTSLLGPLLPDLIGPDKVFLVIGILYFICIWLVWALPKSEQVHKRPGDKTIWQTIKDIFLGVYEAWQFIRKDTQIWLAIVYLSTVQTALFTMTAIGIPFVGEKGLKQSSNSIIFVLAPLSIGLGVAVVLVNRVVTPANRLTALKYACGALGIILALVGLVKPIADLWVLITAPGVPLGGPGLILLLVSLSIPFGFAIGLLNIPALTILQERSPKELVGRVFAAYFTFANAVSIIPILFAGALGDIFGAVLGVGNGIVPVFFLFGACVVLVAFYGHRRAKV, from the coding sequence ATGTCGATTAGTCCACGCGAAGATGAACACAATCCGGCGGGACAGGCGGAAAAATATCATAAAAATGTGGCTGATAAAGAATTCGCACTAGCCTACGATTATTCTGAGGTTGAAGCCTCGAATGAGGAAGCGCGGAAGCTTGATCCAAATGGGACAGACAATATTCCGGTCTGGCGTAATCGCTACTTTATGTACCTGTGGATTGCGCAAGCCCTCTCCCAAACCGCGCAACACACTCTGAATATTTCGCTGATAGTGTACGTAGGTAAACTCACCAAAGACTCGCCCACCCAAACTTCTATTGTTACCGCTTGTTTCTTGCTGCCGGGTGTTTTCTTCAGCGCAATTGCCGGAGTATTTGTAGATTGGTTTCGCAAGCGCACTACCCTGCTTGTTACTAACATCACTCGCGCTTTACTGGTTCCCTGGCTCTTTTTCATGACTGCCTTGCCTTTGGGGTTGGCGTTACCTATCATTTATTTGATAACCATTATCTTTTCGACCATCAGCCAGTTTTTTAATCCGGCAGAAGCTGCCGCGATTCCGCTATTGGTCAAGCCTCACCAACTTACCAAAGCCAATTCGCTCTTCCAGATAACCCTTTTCGCCACCCTCTTTCTTGGTACTTCGCTGCTAGGTCCACTTCTGCCCGACCTAATCGGTCCCGACAAGGTTTTTCTGGTAATTGGGATTCTATATTTCATTTGTATATGGCTGGTGTGGGCATTGCCAAAAAGCGAACAAGTTCACAAACGACCGGGTGATAAAACTATTTGGCAGACTATTAAGGATATATTTCTTGGTGTGTACGAGGCGTGGCAATTTATTCGCAAAGATACCCAGATATGGCTGGCGATAGTTTATCTCTCTACCGTGCAAACCGCCCTGTTCACTATGACCGCAATCGGTATCCCTTTTGTCGGCGAGAAGGGGTTGAAGCAATCGAGTAATAGCATTATTTTCGTACTTGCCCCGCTTTCGATTGGACTTGGCGTTGCGGTTGTGCTGGTCAATCGGGTTGTAACCCCTGCCAACCGCCTGACTGCTCTCAAGTATGCCTGTGGCGCATTGGGTATTATTCTGGCATTAGTCGGTCTTGTAAAACCGATTGCCGACCTGTGGGTGCTGATAACCGCACCGGGTGTACCGCTCGGTGGCCCGGGACTTATTCTCTTGCTGGTGTCCCTATCTATACCCTTTGGCTTTGCTATCGGTCTATTGAATATCCCCGCGCTGACAATTCTACAGGAACGCTCTCCTAAAGAGTTGGTAGGGCGTGTATTCGCAGCGTATTTCACTTTTGCCAATGCCGTTTCAATTATACCGATTCTCTTTGCAGGTGCATTGGGCGACATTTTTGGAGCGGTTCTGGGTGTAGGCAATGGCATTGTGCCGGTATTCTTCCTCTTCGGCGCTTGCGTTGTGCTGGTAGCATTTTACGGACACAGACGCGCTAAGGTATAG
- a CDS encoding PmeII family type II restriction endonuclease, which yields MVGSITYDEIAAFVENNISIFHDKQLEDLKRLSLVAVLGRKNPYLFRAKNLNVAGDLVKYVLDAFLISQEETNFGEFLERLAIFINSKVYGGWKSTNTGMDLEFVRDGVYYIVSIKSGPNWGNSDQQNRMYLNFEHLIKALTEKTPGLLVIPVNGCCYGKDQKPKKYAKIKINKEVVSAVVFYKLCGQRFWEFISGNPALYIDIVEPLGHQAKEKNELFLEEYAKIINLFTLQFGKEFCDPTTGAIRWEEIVKLSSAASGSGSQDLS from the coding sequence ATGGTAGGCTCAATCACTTATGATGAAATCGCTGCATTTGTTGAAAACAACATCAGCATTTTCCACGACAAACAATTAGAAGACCTGAAAAGATTATCATTGGTGGCGGTTCTCGGTAGGAAGAACCCTTATTTGTTTAGGGCTAAAAACTTGAATGTTGCAGGTGATTTAGTCAAATATGTATTGGATGCTTTTCTTATCTCTCAAGAAGAAACCAACTTTGGGGAATTTCTGGAACGGCTCGCAATTTTCATAAATAGCAAAGTTTATGGTGGTTGGAAATCTACCAACACGGGTATGGATTTAGAATTCGTTAGGGACGGTGTATATTACATAGTCTCTATCAAATCCGGTCCGAATTGGGGTAATAGCGACCAACAAAATCGAATGTATCTCAATTTTGAACATCTTATCAAAGCTCTAACCGAGAAAACACCGGGCTTGCTTGTTATACCGGTCAATGGTTGTTGCTATGGTAAAGACCAAAAACCAAAGAAATATGCCAAAATCAAGATTAACAAGGAAGTTGTTAGTGCAGTGGTATTTTATAAACTCTGTGGGCAACGTTTCTGGGAATTTATTTCAGGCAATCCGGCTCTGTATATTGATATTGTTGAGCCGCTTGGACACCAAGCTAAAGAAAAAAATGAATTATTCTTGGAAGAGTATGCCAAGATTATCAACCTTTTCACCCTACAATTTGGCAAAGAATTTTGTGACCCTACAACTGGCGCAATTCGTTGGGAGGAAATAGTAAAGCTTTCATCAGCGGCAAGCGGGAGTGGAAGTCAGGATTTATCGTGA
- a CDS encoding transposase encodes MSFLAQPISTIPELTDQVTKQAFPEGNLYMRIRNELGCIYSERDFATLFPPRARLSFAAWRLVLITIMQYIENLTDRQAAEMVRGRIDWKYVLGLELTDSGFDSHVLSEFRTRLLEGSPEKRLFELVLERLKQCRLLMSGAKQHTDSSYVLATLRSLNRTEKVAEMLRATIHALAIVAPTWLRQHLTPEWFERYFPQIEEYRVPKTEEARNTYIETVGTDGIKLLQAIYAETTPPGETLRAVEEVETLKQLWVQHFYFEAGQLCWREVKDIPTVPLRHNLPCAGEACYVEKRGIKKQGYEEHMSEGYTQQQVRLLTHELIKNSTKVCSLQFK; translated from the coding sequence ATGTCCTTTCTAGCCCAGCCAATTAGCACAATCCCGGAATTGACTGATCAGGTTACTAAACAGGCTTTTCCTGAAGGCAATCTTTACATGCGTATTCGCAATGAACTGGGCTGTATTTACTCCGAACGGGACTTTGCTACTTTATTTCCTCCTCGTGCGCGACTCTCTTTTGCGGCTTGGCGACTGGTTTTGATTACTATCATGCAATATATTGAAAATCTTACCGATCGCCAAGCTGCTGAGATGGTGCGTGGACGAATTGACTGGAAATACGTTTTAGGGCTGGAACTTACCGACAGTGGCTTCGATTCCCATGTTCTGTCAGAATTTCGTACTCGCTTACTCGAAGGTAGCCCTGAAAAACGTTTATTTGAACTGGTACTGGAACGCCTCAAGCAATGCAGGTTGTTAATGAGCGGGGCTAAACAGCATACCGACTCTTCCTATGTACTGGCAACGTTACGCTCCCTCAATCGAACCGAAAAGGTCGCCGAAATGTTGCGTGCCACTATTCATGCTCTTGCTATAGTAGCTCCCACTTGGTTGCGTCAGCACCTGACTCCCGAATGGTTCGAGCGTTACTTCCCTCAGATTGAAGAATACCGTGTTCCCAAAACCGAAGAAGCTCGCAATACCTACATCGAAACGGTAGGAACCGATGGTATCAAGTTACTTCAAGCGATCTATGCTGAAACTACCCCACCGGGAGAAACGTTAAGAGCAGTTGAAGAGGTCGAGACTTTAAAACAGCTTTGGGTGCAACATTTTTACTTTGAAGCGGGTCAGCTATGCTGGCGCGAGGTCAAAGATATTCCGACTGTGCCCTTGCGTCACAACTTACCTTGTGCTGGCGAAGCGTGCTACGTTGAGAAACGGGGCATCAAAAAACAAGGCTATGAGGAGCATATGTCCGAAGGCTATACACAGCAGCAGGTACGCTTACTTACTCATGAATTAATTAAAAACTCCACAAAAGTTTGTTCGCTTCAATTTAAGTGA